In Lentibacillus amyloliquefaciens, one DNA window encodes the following:
- a CDS encoding DUF6884 domain-containing protein, with amino-acid sequence MKELSIIPCGRKKIWDKQPELGPVAAKDAYIGTLHQRTREYAQLFTNQWVILSAKHGFLFAEDEVDGQYDVTFNRKNDEIITFDKLIRQMKNKQLDQFDKLVVLTGKKYKPIINGTFPDDMPKTYPLLQFGGIGYILQALKQSTEANQPIHK; translated from the coding sequence ATGAAGGAATTAAGCATCATTCCGTGTGGTCGGAAAAAGATTTGGGATAAACAACCGGAGCTGGGGCCGGTGGCGGCAAAAGATGCCTATATCGGGACACTGCATCAGCGTACACGGGAATATGCGCAGCTGTTTACCAATCAGTGGGTTATATTATCTGCCAAACATGGTTTTTTATTCGCTGAGGATGAGGTGGATGGTCAGTATGATGTCACATTTAACCGGAAGAATGATGAGATCATAACATTTGATAAATTGATACGGCAGATGAAAAATAAACAGTTGGATCAATTCGACAAACTAGTGGTTCTGACCGGGAAAAAATATAAACCTATTATTAATGGAACATTTCCGGATGATATGCCCAAAACGTATCCATTGCTGCAATTTGGCGGTATTGGCTACATATTGCAGGCGCTCAAGCAATCAACGGAGGCGAATCAGCCCATTCATAAATAA
- the thiT gene encoding energy-coupled thiamine transporter ThiT, which yields MRSNRTLFLIEVAMFTALALMLDIIPFLSVKLWVQGGSVSLAMIPVFIVAFRWGLRGGLLSGFLWGVLQVAVGTGYVLHPLQGFIDYALAFTVIGFAGVFSKQIQEAVKSGETKTYLTYITLGVILGSMLRFAAHFAAGVVFFESAVDGQSVWVYSLLYNISYIIPSLVISAIVVFFLFHKQPKTLVQTA from the coding sequence ATGCGTTCCAATCGTACGTTATTTTTAATTGAAGTGGCGATGTTTACAGCCCTGGCATTGATGCTGGATATTATTCCGTTTTTGTCCGTCAAGCTCTGGGTTCAGGGTGGTTCAGTGTCTCTGGCAATGATACCGGTTTTCATTGTGGCATTCCGCTGGGGCCTGAGGGGCGGCCTCTTGTCGGGATTTTTATGGGGAGTTCTGCAAGTTGCCGTCGGTACAGGTTATGTGCTGCATCCGCTCCAGGGTTTTATTGATTATGCACTGGCCTTTACGGTTATTGGATTTGCCGGTGTCTTTAGTAAGCAAATTCAGGAAGCTGTTAAATCCGGTGAGACGAAAACTTATCTCACTTATATAACATTAGGTGTTATACTTGGCAGCATGCTGAGATTTGCGGCGCACTTTGCAGCTGGTGTCGTGTTTTTTGAATCAGCTGTTGATGGCCAATCTGTTTGGGTTTATTCATTGCTTTACAACATTTCGTATATTATTCCATCGCTTGTTATCAGTGCTATTGTGGTTTTCTTTTTATTTCACAAGCAGCCAAAAACGCTCGTGCAAACAGCCTAG
- a CDS encoding Glu/Leu/Phe/Val family dehydrogenase has protein sequence MASNTGEIVQESLDALMDDHSFLPELDGMERQRAFSSLHSILSTPDHVKKTYLRVARENGEVERIPAFRVQHNTILGPYKGGIRFHETVSEKETGNFAALMTLKNALHEVPFGGGKGGVIINPRHYTNKELNLVCKKYVQNFNETLGPDKDIPAPDMGTGEREMDWMMGEYKNIHPGYPYRGSFTGKSVINGGSLGRKEATGKGVYFTFRYMFHDFVKNREKWLRELDNRFAQNAIKHIDKKLSVAVQGFGNVGSVAAREAQQCQYLNNKVIAVSDHNVMLYNADGLDITNLIDFSKDHKGDLPTNEEELNEAGVKASTHHRDDLLTLDTDVMILAALEGQIHEKNMKDVKAKVIVEAANAPVTSEADSFLSDNGVIIIPDILANAGGVIVSYLEWLQGRETQFLTEPEVYDRMFDKMKATFDTIYPQFYGDPFPLRQNCYIQAVMKISIITYRQGKLY, from the coding sequence ATGGCAAGCAATACTGGAGAAATCGTTCAAGAATCTTTAGATGCATTAATGGATGATCATTCATTTTTGCCGGAGTTGGATGGTATGGAACGGCAGCGCGCTTTTTCTTCGCTTCATTCAATTCTATCTACTCCCGATCACGTTAAAAAAACATACTTGCGGGTAGCGCGCGAAAATGGGGAAGTGGAACGCATTCCTGCTTTTCGTGTTCAGCACAACACCATTTTAGGGCCATACAAAGGTGGAATACGCTTTCATGAAACAGTATCTGAAAAAGAGACCGGAAATTTTGCAGCTTTAATGACGTTAAAAAATGCCTTGCATGAAGTCCCTTTTGGCGGTGGAAAAGGCGGCGTTATTATCAACCCGAGACATTATACGAATAAAGAACTTAATCTGGTCTGCAAAAAGTATGTACAAAATTTTAATGAAACACTGGGACCTGATAAAGATATACCGGCACCTGATATGGGAACCGGTGAGCGTGAGATGGATTGGATGATGGGTGAGTATAAAAACATCCATCCGGGCTATCCTTACAGAGGCAGCTTCACTGGAAAAAGTGTTATCAATGGTGGTTCATTGGGACGAAAAGAAGCTACAGGCAAAGGTGTGTACTTTACGTTCCGGTATATGTTCCACGACTTCGTCAAAAATCGTGAAAAATGGCTGAGGGAATTGGATAACCGGTTTGCCCAAAATGCGATTAAACATATCGATAAAAAGCTGTCCGTTGCCGTTCAGGGCTTCGGCAATGTTGGGTCAGTTGCCGCCAGAGAAGCACAGCAATGTCAATACTTAAATAATAAAGTCATTGCGGTGAGTGATCACAATGTCATGCTGTATAATGCAGATGGTCTTGATATAACGAATTTAATTGACTTCTCAAAAGATCATAAAGGTGATTTGCCGACAAATGAGGAGGAACTTAATGAGGCAGGTGTGAAAGCGTCCACACATCATCGTGACGATCTCTTGACGCTGGATACAGATGTCATGATACTTGCTGCCCTTGAAGGACAGATTCATGAAAAAAACATGAAAGACGTAAAGGCTAAAGTAATTGTTGAGGCGGCCAATGCTCCTGTTACAAGTGAAGCGGACAGTTTCTTGAGCGATAACGGGGTTATTATCATTCCGGACATCCTGGCCAATGCCGGTGGTGTCATCGTATCCTATCTGGAATGGCTCCAGGGGCGGGAAACCCAATTCCTCACTGAGCCGGAAGTTTATGATCGCATGTTTGATAAGATGAAAGCAACGTTTGACACGATTTATCCGCAATTTTATGGCGACCCGTTTCCATTGCGGCAAAACTGCTACATCCAGGCTGTCATGAAGATTTCAATCATTACGTATAGACAAGGTAAATTATATTAG
- a CDS encoding OFA family MFS transporter, which yields MAKVKNRWLIALSGVGIHICIGSAYAWSVFTNPMADEFGWSTSQISLAFSIAIFLLGFSAAFMGKFVEKRGPRISGMLSALFFGAGVMGTGVATAYESLTLMYFFYGIIGGIGLGIGYIAPVSTLVKWFPDHRGLATGLAIMGFGFASLISGPAGEALVSSVGIPNTFYILGASYLVIMMAASQYLSPPPEGWKPKGMKDEIADEPKKEKEDLSQMTANQAIKTKPFWMLWMMLFLNVTTGIAIISVASPIGQEITGMSAVAGATMVGIMGLFNGVGRLGWATISDYIGRPNVYTIFFIIGTVSYFLLPIITSVILFQILVYAIVSCYGGGFSSVPAYIGDLFGTRQLGAIHGYILTAWAVAGVVGPMLLSLIYDNTNSYQLVLVIFGGMHVLSLVISLWIRVVLRKMKEEKININNSQASTF from the coding sequence GTGGCGAAAGTGAAAAATCGTTGGTTAATTGCTTTATCGGGGGTTGGTATACATATTTGTATAGGGTCAGCGTATGCCTGGAGCGTATTTACGAACCCAATGGCTGATGAGTTTGGCTGGAGCACAAGCCAGATTTCATTAGCCTTCAGTATTGCAATTTTTCTTCTTGGATTCTCTGCTGCATTTATGGGAAAGTTTGTTGAGAAACGGGGCCCTCGTATATCCGGTATGTTATCCGCGCTTTTCTTTGGGGCAGGTGTTATGGGTACAGGGGTTGCGACTGCTTATGAATCACTGACCTTAATGTACTTTTTTTATGGTATCATCGGCGGAATTGGACTCGGTATTGGTTATATAGCACCAGTATCAACGCTTGTAAAATGGTTTCCAGATCATCGGGGGCTGGCAACAGGGCTTGCTATTATGGGTTTTGGCTTTGCATCGCTGATTAGTGGTCCTGCAGGAGAAGCACTAGTCAGTTCAGTAGGCATTCCAAATACATTTTATATTTTGGGAGCAAGCTATCTCGTCATTATGATGGCTGCATCACAATATTTGTCCCCACCTCCCGAAGGATGGAAACCAAAGGGTATGAAGGATGAAATAGCTGATGAACCAAAGAAAGAAAAAGAGGATCTTTCGCAAATGACTGCTAATCAGGCAATTAAAACGAAACCTTTTTGGATGTTGTGGATGATGTTATTTCTTAATGTTACAACAGGTATTGCTATCATCTCTGTTGCATCCCCAATAGGGCAGGAAATAACTGGCATGTCCGCTGTAGCTGGTGCGACAATGGTAGGGATAATGGGGCTTTTCAATGGTGTCGGCAGACTTGGATGGGCTACAATTTCAGACTATATCGGAAGACCGAATGTGTATACCATATTTTTTATTATTGGCACTGTTTCCTACTTCTTATTGCCAATTATAACATCGGTAATCTTATTTCAAATTTTAGTGTATGCTATTGTATCTTGCTATGGCGGAGGGTTTTCGTCTGTTCCGGCGTATATCGGTGACTTGTTTGGAACCAGACAGCTTGGTGCAATACATGGCTATATTTTAACTGCCTGGGCGGTTGCCGGTGTCGTCGGGCCAATGTTGCTGTCATTGATCTATGACAATACAAATAGCTATCAATTGGTTTTGGTTATATTTGGTGGAATGCATGTATTATCTCTAGTAATTTCCCTTTGGATAAGAGTTGTTTTGCGGAAAATGAAAGAAGAAAAAATAAATATAAATAATTCACAGGCTTCAACCTTTTAA
- the fdhF gene encoding formate dehydrogenase subunit alpha encodes MQDQEHVVVTIDGAEYLGAPDQNLLDLINTTGKFVPQICYNESLGPVQTCDTCMVAVNGEIVRACGTEVKAGMEVNTQLEGVGASQKEALDRILEKHELYCTVCDYNNGTCEIHNTVAEFGLEHQSRPFEPKPYEIDDSSPFYRYDPDQCILCGRCVEVCQDVQVNETLLIDWEREQPRVVWDNDVPIDESSCVSCGQCVTVCPCNALMETPMLGEAGYMTDHEPGLLRSMIDVTKKAETGYGPLFAVSDTEASMREDRIEKTKTVCTYCGVGCTFDVWTKDHKVLKVEPQQDSPANGISTCVKGKFGWDYVNSEERLRKPLVREGDSFVEVEWDEALDYTAKRFADIKADKGPDALGFIASSKATNEESYTMQKLARQVFGTNNVDNCSRYCQSPATKGLFRTVGHGGDSGSIDDIADADMVITIGSNTAESHPVLASRIKRSQKLFGQKLYVFDLRKHEMGTRADRFFQPKSGTDLVWLSAVTKYIIDQGWEDRAFIDKWVNDFDAYQESLKKFTLDYAEELTGISKDELKQIAEQIANVGKLAICWAMGVTQHQLGSDTSTAISNLLLVTGNYMRNGTGAYPLRGHNNVQGCSDFGSMPNFFPGYEKVADDKVRKRYEDAWGVEIPAEPGKDNHEMIGAIHEGTLHSMYILGEDTGIVDANINYVTDAFEKLEFMVVQDLFLTETAKYADVILPAVPSLEKEGTFTNTERRIQRLYQALEPVGDSRPDWAIIMDLAARSGYEWGYNSPSDIMDESASLAPLFAGVSYDRLTDYNSLQWPVAADGTDSPLLFVDGFPFEDNKAKLYLLDYELMYETNDEYDLHVNNGRVLEHFHEGNMTYKSKAISSKMPSAFIEVSPELAKERGINEGAEVKLISESGEVTGSVHITDRVSGRELYLPLNDNGKTAVNYLTDNSVDKDTDTPAFKEIAVKMEVIKKKGKSPLPPNNYRRGNPQPQIGVQPERKWERNDYEFPGGQVKQRG; translated from the coding sequence ATGCAGGACCAGGAGCATGTCGTGGTGACAATTGACGGAGCGGAGTATTTGGGAGCCCCTGATCAGAATCTGCTTGATTTGATTAACACAACGGGCAAATTTGTACCGCAAATCTGCTACAACGAATCACTCGGCCCCGTCCAGACGTGTGACACGTGTATGGTAGCCGTTAACGGTGAAATCGTGCGCGCCTGCGGGACAGAAGTTAAAGCCGGGATGGAAGTGAACACACAGCTGGAAGGTGTCGGCGCCTCTCAGAAGGAAGCACTTGACCGTATTTTGGAAAAGCATGAACTGTACTGTACTGTTTGTGATTACAATAACGGCACATGCGAAATTCATAATACAGTAGCCGAATTTGGACTTGAACACCAATCGCGTCCATTTGAGCCGAAGCCATATGAGATTGATGATTCATCACCTTTTTACCGTTATGATCCCGATCAGTGCATATTGTGCGGGCGCTGTGTGGAAGTTTGTCAGGATGTTCAGGTCAATGAGACATTGCTGATTGACTGGGAGCGGGAACAGCCGCGGGTTGTCTGGGATAATGATGTCCCGATTGATGAGTCCTCATGTGTCAGCTGCGGGCAATGTGTCACGGTTTGTCCATGTAACGCGCTGATGGAAACACCAATGCTCGGGGAAGCAGGCTATATGACCGATCACGAGCCAGGCCTGCTGCGCTCGATGATTGATGTGACGAAAAAGGCAGAAACAGGTTACGGGCCATTGTTTGCTGTGTCCGATACAGAGGCATCAATGCGGGAAGATCGCATTGAAAAAACTAAGACTGTGTGTACATACTGCGGTGTTGGATGCACATTTGACGTCTGGACAAAAGACCATAAAGTGTTGAAAGTCGAGCCGCAGCAAGATTCTCCTGCAAACGGAATTTCAACGTGTGTAAAAGGAAAGTTCGGCTGGGATTACGTGAACTCGGAGGAGCGGCTGAGAAAACCGCTGGTCCGTGAAGGTGACTCTTTTGTCGAGGTTGAATGGGACGAAGCACTGGATTATACAGCTAAACGGTTTGCTGACATTAAAGCTGATAAAGGTCCAGATGCGTTAGGATTTATTGCTTCTTCAAAGGCTACCAACGAAGAATCGTATACCATGCAGAAATTGGCGCGTCAAGTTTTCGGCACTAACAATGTGGATAATTGCTCGCGTTACTGTCAGTCACCTGCAACGAAAGGCCTTTTCCGAACAGTCGGACATGGGGGTGACTCCGGTTCGATCGATGATATTGCAGATGCTGATATGGTCATAACAATCGGATCCAATACAGCAGAGTCCCATCCGGTGCTGGCATCACGGATTAAGCGCTCGCAAAAATTATTCGGGCAGAAATTGTACGTGTTTGATCTAAGGAAACATGAAATGGGAACTCGTGCGGACCGGTTCTTCCAGCCGAAAAGCGGTACAGATTTGGTATGGCTGTCTGCGGTAACGAAATACATTATTGATCAGGGCTGGGAAGACCGTGCGTTTATCGATAAATGGGTGAACGATTTTGATGCGTATCAAGAATCTTTGAAAAAATTCACGTTAGACTATGCTGAAGAATTAACAGGCATTTCCAAAGATGAACTGAAACAAATTGCTGAACAAATTGCGAACGTGGGTAAACTGGCGATTTGCTGGGCAATGGGGGTAACACAGCATCAGCTTGGCAGTGATACAAGCACAGCTATTTCCAACCTGCTTCTGGTTACCGGCAATTATATGCGGAATGGAACCGGTGCCTATCCATTGCGCGGGCATAATAATGTTCAGGGCTGCAGTGATTTCGGAAGCATGCCGAATTTCTTCCCGGGTTATGAGAAAGTGGCCGATGATAAGGTCCGTAAGCGTTATGAAGATGCTTGGGGTGTTGAGATTCCGGCTGAGCCCGGCAAGGATAACCATGAAATGATCGGTGCCATTCATGAAGGCACGCTGCATTCGATGTATATTCTCGGTGAAGATACCGGCATTGTTGATGCCAATATTAATTACGTGACCGACGCTTTTGAAAAGCTGGAATTCATGGTTGTCCAGGATTTGTTTTTAACAGAAACAGCGAAATATGCCGATGTTATTTTACCTGCAGTTCCAAGCCTTGAAAAAGAAGGTACGTTTACAAATACCGAACGGCGGATTCAGCGCCTATACCAAGCACTTGAACCTGTCGGCGATTCCAGACCGGATTGGGCAATCATCATGGATTTGGCGGCGAGATCTGGATATGAATGGGGATATAACAGCCCATCTGATATTATGGATGAGTCCGCTTCCCTTGCACCGTTATTTGCCGGTGTCAGCTATGACAGACTGACCGATTATAATAGCCTGCAATGGCCGGTTGCTGCAGATGGCACAGATTCGCCACTTCTATTTGTAGACGGGTTTCCATTTGAAGATAATAAAGCAAAACTGTATCTATTGGACTACGAACTGATGTATGAGACGAACGACGAATATGATCTACATGTCAATAACGGCAGAGTGCTTGAGCATTTTCATGAGGGCAATATGACCTATAAATCAAAAGCCATCTCGAGTAAAATGCCCAGTGCTTTTATTGAAGTATCGCCTGAGCTGGCGAAAGAACGCGGCATAAACGAAGGTGCTGAAGTGAAACTGATTTCTGAATCCGGTGAAGTGACAGGCTCCGTGCACATTACAGACAGAGTGAGCGGCAGGGAATTGTATTTGCCATTGAATGATAACGGCAAAACAGCCGTCAATTACTTAACCGACAATAGTGTTGATAAAGATACTGATACACCTGCTTTCAAAGAGATAGCCGTCAAAATGGAAGTCATCAAGAAGAAAGGCAAAAGCCCGTTGCCGCCGAATAATTACCGTCGCGGAAATCCGCAGCCGCAAATCGGTGTTCAGCCAGAGCGGAAATGGGAACGAAACGACTATGAATTTCCGGGAGGTCAGGTGAAGCAGCGTGGCTGA
- a CDS encoding DUF1641 domain-containing protein, translating to MAEQISRIKRMEVPEETIQEKNLDEVVKSVSENKEAILKGIDLLETLNQSGTLDMVNAFVKHREDALEHVMRELNKPEYSTILENLTNLLLMLGDMNMEDLQAFAGRLNHGVKEAAASEVSEKTSYMDLIKALKDPEINRSVTMLLQFLRGMGKD from the coding sequence GTGGCTGAGCAAATTTCCAGAATTAAACGTATGGAGGTTCCTGAAGAAACGATTCAGGAAAAGAATCTTGATGAGGTTGTAAAGTCCGTCAGTGAAAATAAGGAAGCCATCTTAAAAGGAATCGATTTGCTGGAAACCTTGAATCAAAGCGGGACATTGGATATGGTAAATGCATTTGTTAAACATCGTGAAGATGCGTTGGAGCATGTTATGCGGGAGTTAAACAAGCCCGAGTATTCAACGATTCTGGAGAACCTGACAAATCTTCTATTGATGTTAGGTGATATGAATATGGAGGACCTCCAGGCATTTGCCGGTCGTCTGAATCATGGTGTGAAGGAGGCAGCTGCCTCAGAAGTGTCGGAGAAAACGTCGTATATGGATCTGATAAAAGCGCTGAAAGATCCGGAAATTAACCGTAGCGTCACCATGTTGCTGCAGTTTTTACGAGGCATGGGAAAAGATTAG
- a CDS encoding carbon starvation protein A: MNSILIAVLGLVVFALGYRYYSKFIAEKIFRLDPDYVTPAHKYKDGVDFVPTNKFVLWGHHFTSVAGAAPILGPAIAVYWGWLPALLWVVLGTVLAAGVHDFGTLAISIRNKGQSIGTLANKLIGQRAKILFLFIILILVLMVNAVFAWVIANLFVSFPASVLPVFIQIPLAIWIGYAVYKGKTKMLLPSVIALAVMYLAAVLASRVGFLQIDLVSYFGGEGSAGLFGLGAVNSAFFIWILVLMVYVYIASTLPVWKLLQPRDFINSHQLVVGLGILYLGLLFTNPEITAPVTNPGADTSWFPLLFITIACGAISGFHGLVSSGTSSKQIDKETDARFVGYFGAVGEGALALISILAVVTFFGNTDEFFGTYSSFTAANEAGLNVFVEGASVLASGLGIPVDIAATIVSIIVVSFAATSLDTSVRLMRYIIAELGTEYKVPALTKMHVATSVAVIASTILVLMPEGSRGFGSGGYLLWPLFGTSNQLLAGISLLLVSIWLKRRGSNYLVTLIPMIFVMFMTLWAMFEQVLFEWSWFGSDPKLLLFVLGSIIFVFAVWIVLTAFSTLTRNMDSPEDLDENIK; the protein is encoded by the coding sequence GTGAATAGTATTTTAATTGCCGTTCTTGGTCTGGTTGTTTTTGCACTGGGCTACCGCTATTATTCCAAGTTTATAGCGGAAAAGATTTTTCGTCTTGATCCCGACTATGTGACGCCGGCTCATAAATACAAAGATGGTGTCGACTTTGTGCCGACAAACAAATTTGTACTGTGGGGTCACCATTTCACGTCAGTTGCGGGGGCAGCACCGATTCTCGGGCCTGCTATTGCGGTCTATTGGGGCTGGTTGCCTGCGCTTTTGTGGGTTGTTCTGGGAACCGTATTAGCAGCGGGTGTCCATGACTTCGGGACGCTGGCCATATCGATCCGCAATAAAGGACAGTCGATTGGCACACTGGCAAATAAGCTGATAGGGCAACGGGCTAAGATTCTGTTCTTATTTATCATCCTTATTCTTGTATTAATGGTAAATGCTGTATTTGCCTGGGTCATTGCCAATCTATTTGTTTCGTTCCCGGCAAGCGTCCTGCCCGTATTCATTCAAATTCCGCTTGCGATTTGGATTGGGTATGCCGTGTATAAGGGTAAAACAAAAATGCTTTTGCCCTCGGTCATTGCACTTGCCGTCATGTATCTGGCAGCAGTTCTGGCAAGTCGTGTAGGCTTTTTACAGATCGATTTGGTTTCATACTTTGGAGGCGAAGGCAGTGCCGGTTTATTTGGACTTGGCGCCGTCAATAGCGCTTTCTTCATTTGGATTCTGGTCTTAATGGTTTATGTGTACATCGCGTCGACTTTGCCGGTCTGGAAACTTCTTCAGCCGAGAGACTTTATTAATTCCCACCAGCTTGTAGTCGGACTGGGCATTCTGTATTTAGGTTTGCTGTTCACCAATCCGGAAATTACCGCGCCGGTTACAAATCCGGGCGCTGACACATCATGGTTCCCGCTGTTATTTATCACCATTGCATGTGGTGCCATATCCGGGTTTCATGGTCTGGTGTCAAGCGGGACATCTTCCAAGCAGATTGACAAAGAAACGGATGCTCGTTTCGTCGGTTACTTTGGAGCAGTCGGTGAAGGAGCACTCGCGTTAATTTCTATCCTGGCAGTCGTGACATTTTTTGGTAACACGGATGAATTTTTTGGAACCTACAGCAGTTTTACGGCAGCTAATGAGGCCGGTTTGAATGTGTTTGTTGAAGGTGCAAGTGTATTGGCTTCCGGTCTGGGGATTCCTGTTGATATTGCCGCAACGATTGTGTCGATTATCGTTGTCAGTTTTGCAGCAACAAGTCTTGACACATCTGTAAGGCTGATGCGTTACATCATTGCTGAGCTCGGTACAGAATATAAAGTGCCGGCGCTGACTAAAATGCATGTGGCAACATCTGTTGCGGTTATAGCAAGTACTATTTTGGTATTGATGCCTGAAGGATCAAGAGGATTTGGCTCCGGAGGGTATCTGCTTTGGCCGCTGTTCGGTACGTCCAATCAACTCTTGGCCGGTATCAGTCTGCTTCTCGTTTCCATATGGCTTAAAAGGCGGGGAAGCAACTATTTAGTGACATTGATTCCAATGATTTTTGTGATGTTCATGACACTGTGGGCGATGTTTGAACAGGTGTTGTTTGAATGGTCCTGGTTCGGAAGCGATCCGAAATTGCTTCTGTTTGTTCTCGGTTCCATCATATTTGTTTTTGCCGTCTGGATTGTTCTGACAGCATTCAGTACATTAACGCGCAATATGGACTCACCAGAGGACCTGGATGAAAATATAAAATAG
- a CDS encoding cory-CC-star protein, producing the protein MLEQLKRLVAFYEEVLSMPHRQEIARELRDQDDLFLLLLYSEMIGIPNPVYYYTLELYPYMIEEFHDWHLRMGMDKSPLTGIRCC; encoded by the coding sequence ATGCTTGAACAACTCAAGAGACTTGTGGCGTTTTATGAAGAGGTGTTAAGTATGCCGCATCGCCAGGAAATCGCCAGGGAACTGCGTGATCAGGATGATTTATTTTTATTGCTTTTATATTCCGAAATGATTGGCATTCCAAATCCGGTTTATTATTACACACTTGAACTGTATCCGTATATGATTGAAGAGTTTCATGACTGGCACCTGCGCATGGGCATGGATAAGTCACCACTGACAGGTATTCGCTGCTGCTAG
- a CDS encoding ArsA family ATPase — protein sequence MEVLNKKIIFVGGKGGVGKSTTAAAIAWKSAGKGHRTLLISTDPAHNLGDIFDQSIGGSTTNVSENLFALEIDPAIETDAYIKGVKANIQNVVQSSMMEEVHRQLDTAKASPGADEAALFDRLISIILEESDGYDKLIFDTAPTGHTIRLLSLPELMGVWIEGMLKKRQKTNENYSALLNDGDPVEDPIYDVLKERQERFSKAREILLDGSLTGFVFVLNPERLPIEETKKAIELLDQYHLHVRTLIVNKILPDDADGEFLLKRREHEQQYMEMIRKEFQKQEKIYVPLFPHDIIKQEHLETISQYYKEEDIVR from the coding sequence ATGGAAGTCCTGAATAAAAAGATTATTTTCGTCGGTGGAAAGGGCGGTGTCGGCAAGTCGACAACTGCTGCGGCGATCGCATGGAAGTCCGCCGGAAAAGGGCACCGCACATTATTGATTTCCACTGACCCGGCTCACAATTTAGGTGATATTTTTGATCAATCGATTGGCGGCAGTACAACAAATGTTTCTGAAAATCTGTTTGCGCTTGAAATCGATCCGGCTATTGAGACTGACGCGTATATTAAAGGTGTGAAAGCGAATATCCAAAATGTTGTGCAGTCAAGCATGATGGAAGAAGTCCATCGTCAGCTTGATACTGCGAAGGCTTCACCCGGAGCAGACGAGGCAGCGTTATTCGATCGATTGATTTCCATCATATTAGAAGAAAGTGATGGATACGATAAGCTGATTTTTGACACAGCGCCGACAGGTCATACAATAAGACTTTTGTCACTGCCGGAATTAATGGGTGTTTGGATTGAAGGCATGCTAAAAAAACGGCAGAAGACAAATGAAAATTACTCGGCTTTGCTTAACGACGGTGACCCTGTGGAAGACCCGATTTATGATGTGTTAAAAGAGCGTCAGGAGCGTTTTTCCAAGGCACGGGAAATATTGCTTGATGGCAGCTTAACCGGTTTTGTTTTTGTGCTTAATCCGGAACGTCTGCCGATTGAAGAAACGAAAAAAGCAATTGAATTACTCGATCAGTACCATTTGCATGTGAGAACTCTGATCGTCAATAAAATTTTGCCTGACGATGCAGATGGCGAATTTTTGCTTAAACGAAGAGAACACGAGCAGCAATATATGGAAATGATTAGAAAAGAATTTCAAAAGCAGGAGAAAATTTATGTTCCGTTGTTCCCACATGATATAATTAAACAAGAACATCTTGAAACAATTAGTCAGTATTATAAGGAGGAGGACATTGTTAGATGA